The DNA region TCCAATCGGCGCCATTGTGGTTGACGAAAACAATAAAATCATCGGAAAAGGCTATAACAAAGCAGAAAAAACAGGTTGCCAAACCGCTCATGCTGAAATAATAGCCATCAAACAAGCCTGTAAAAAAAAAGGTAACTGGAGACTTGAAGGTTGCACAATTTATGTTACTCTAGAGCCTTGCTTAATGTGCTTTGGGTTAATAGCATTAAGCCGAATGAAAAGTATATTTTACGGCGCAAAATCCCCTCTTTTTGGAGCCGGTCTTGACAACATGTCTAATTTTCCGGTATACAACAAAGAATTGTTTTCGATCAGTAATTTAAATACTGCCGAAAGCATTTTTTTGTTACAACAGTTTTTCAAAGAGAGACGAAAGAAAGGTCCAGACAATGGAGCATCGTTTTGATTTTATAAATAAAATGAAATCCGATCTGTTAAAAAAAAGGTCAGAATTAACAACACTTTTAGCCAGCATAACCAAAGAAGATTGGAGCGAAAAATCGCAAATAAAAGATAGCGCTGATGAAGCATTATCATCTTCTATGGACAAGTTACAAAGCTCTCTTGAAGCAACAGAAATCGATGAATTAAAGCTGATTGAAAACGCTTTAATTCGAATCGAAAAAAATGAATATGGAATTTGTCTCGATTGCGGACAACCGATAAATTCAAAAAGGTTAGAAATTTACCCTTATGCAGCAAGATGCATAGCTTGCCAAGAAGCTTTGGAAAAATAAAAGCAAGATTTTGCTTTTGCCGGTGTAGCTCAGTGGTAGAGCAATTGATTCGTAATCAGTAGGTCGTCGGTTCAAATCCGACCACCGGCTCCAGATAAAATACAAAGCATCTTGTTAGTTCCTTTGCGCTACAAGTTTGCCTTCATAGATTTTAATATTGATTATTTTAGCTCTCTCCATGTCTGCTAAAAACGCCATAATTACAGTTCGATTCAAAAGAAATTGTGACGGAGTAATTTCTACCTCAGAGTTTTCAAATCTACAAACAGCTACTCCAACAATATCATCG from Candidatus Dependentiae bacterium includes:
- a CDS encoding tRNA-specific adenosine deaminase; protein product: MKNNNTHEFFMNIALKEAKKALKIGEVPIGAIVVDENNKIIGKGYNKAEKTGCQTAHAEIIAIKQACKKKGNWRLEGCTIYVTLEPCLMCFGLIALSRMKSIFYGAKSPLFGAGLDNMSNFPVYNKELFSISNLNTAESIFLLQQFFKERRKKGPDNGASF
- a CDS encoding molecular chaperone DnaK suppressor DksA, whose translation is MEHRFDFINKMKSDLLKKRSELTTLLASITKEDWSEKSQIKDSADEALSSSMDKLQSSLEATEIDELKLIENALIRIEKNEYGICLDCGQPINSKRLEIYPYAARCIACQEALEK